One Solea solea chromosome 5, fSolSol10.1, whole genome shotgun sequence genomic window carries:
- the apip gene encoding methylthioribulose-1-phosphate dehydratase, which yields MSSLCGTSNGSLDAGHQVTSEMKQEREHPRVLIPELCRLFYQLGWVTGTGGGISLKRGDQIYIAPSGVQKERIQPEDMFVCDMEERDISCPPSWKKLKKSQCTPLFMNAYTMRGAQAVIHTHSKAAVMATLLYPGKEFRITHQEMIKGIRKGTSGTNYRYDDTLVVPIVENTPEERDLKDRMARAMEEYPDSCAVLVRRHGVYVWGESWEKAKTMCECYDYLFDIAVQMKNCGLDPSSVPVECKRIV from the exons ATGTCATCATTGTGTGGCACCAGTAATGGCTCCCTAGATGCAGGTCATCAGGTCACAAGTGAAATGAAGCAG GAACGGGAGCATCCACGAGTACTCATTCCTGAGTTATGTCGACTCTTCTACCAGCTGGGATGGGTGACAGGGACGGGTGGAGGGATCAGTTTGAAACGAGG AGATCAGATCTACATTGCTCCATCAGGAGTCCAGAAAGAAAGAATTCAG CCAgaggacatgtttgtgtgtgacatggaaGAGAGGGACATCAGCTGTCCACCTTCCTGGAAGAAGTTGAAAAAGAGCCAGTGTACACCACTTTTTATGAACGCTTACACTATGAGAG GGGCACAGGCAGTTATACACACCCACTCCAAGGCTGCTGTCATGGCAACACTGCTTTATCCTGGCAAAGAATTCAGGATAACACACCAAGAGATGATCAAGGGGATACGTAAGGGCACCTCAGGCACCAACTATCG GTATGATGACACTTTGGTGGTGCCTATTGTTGAAAATACTCCAGAGGAGAGGGACTTAAAAGACAGGATGGCTCGAGCAATGGAGGAATACCCAGATTCATGTGCAGTCCTAGTCCGCCGACATGGTGTTTATGTCTGGGGCGAGTCATGGGAAAAAGCCAAAACCAT GTGCGAATGCTATGATTACCTGTTTGATATTGCCGTCCAGATGAAGAATTGTGGACTGGATCCTTCATCTGTTCCAGTGGAATGCAAAAGAATAGTTTGA